TTTGATACTTGTAAAGAGCATCCAAAAATGGGATGGAATCATTATTGGTAGGTATAAATAATGATGACCCTTATTTGTTATTATGCTCCAAAAGAGCATTCAAGAAAGAACACTCATGAAGGTATCAATGATCTCTCAAGTCACAGTTTGTCTTCAAAATCATATCCGAGCACGTGACATAATTACATTGGCCAGTAAATTagcaaataaaatacaaaatcttTTTGTGCAAAGACGAAGCTGTAACTAGAAATACATCATGTGGGCAATCAAATCTCTTTAAAAGTTTTATACACGAGACAAACTTGTGTGCTTCCTCCATCACTTTCTGACtcaaaaacatatgaaattttgttcaaaaagaaaCATGAAGAATCTCAAATCCCAAACAAAGCCAAAGTTTCAGGAAACGGATGAAAAAAGTAGGAAGATAAAAGCTGATTTTGTTGCGTCAGCTGCTCGGGTAAGAcatatctttctttcttttttttttttggaataggGATGATAATAAATACTCAAAGTTCCTTATGCTGAAAATACAATCAGCCTCACAACCCACGAGGGAAGTTGTTGATCTGTCCTTCCTCCAATACATCTTTTCCGTTCAATTTGTACCCAATCCTCATGCGCATCACAAGAGATTTCTGCCATATAAACATTAAAGTAATTTAGTGTTAAGTCACTTAATCCAGAGGTCAACCAATCTTTATATGAGCATATACTGAGTTCTTGATCatagacaaaaaaaaggaagctgaacagagaaagTGTTTATACCTTGCCGTGCTGGCTGTTAGTGACTCTCAGATTCTGCGTGATGTTACCGCTTGCCGGGAGTGTGTTACTGCTTGCTGGATCCAAGTGCAGCTGGAGGAACTGGAGATTAAAAGAACGAAAGACAATgttaaagaaaattttgaaaactggATGATAAGggagagaaaaaagaaaactgaaATGACCTTTGGAACAGCAGCCTGGAAGATAAAATCTGTGAAAGTATTAGGAGATAGATTTATAAAAGTGGCCTGGACATTTGTTTCTTGTGGGTTCCCTGATGGCTTTGAGAATGTGAACTCAATCTTCAAGGTGCTGCTCTCGTATGCAACAATAGGTGGATATGCTGGACCATTGGTTGCTGCAATCAAGGAGGAAAGCAAAGTTATTCATCTTTTAAAAGAGTTTCAATGATTTGTATAGATTTTGTTTCAGTGATTACATAATAGACTTTTTTCTTACCTTCCTTCGATGGGCTTGGAGAAAGACCATCTAACAAATCGAACATACCACCAGCAGAGGCAGTCGTTGCTATGTGAGGTGGAGCTGGTGAAGAAAGTGTGTCTAGCGCATTAGAAGGATTGTTGTTAATGCCAGCTGTTGATAACAAATCAATTGATGATGTGTTGTTTTGTGCCGGAGAAGGTGTCCCAATTGATAAAATATCCATCAACAGATCTGCACCGGCTTTTGGACCCGGGGTTGCACCTGAAACATTGCAATGCCATAGAGGAAAAGATTGCTCATTCGAGACAATATCATAGCTGAGTACaccataaaatgaaaaaaaaacagttgtaGAGACGCCAAAGAACTAACCAGATTGTGCTGACGATGATCCTAAGTCAACACCCAGAAGATCCTGAAGGAAATCTGCACCAGATGAACTAGGTGCAGCCATGATATCGTCAGAACCCAGGTCCAGTAAATCCACTAGTGGAGCTGCAGCAACACCATTTGGAATACTAACTGAAGGTTTGGCCATTGTTGAAACTGACGCAGGCAAAGAGCCAGCCCTCCTCACATTGAAGGTAGCCTCATCTAGCACCGGCATTCTCTCAACCAGAGAAGACCTATATGCATAGAGACCTCGTTTTCATGAGATTTGAGGGggagataatttttttaaaaatacactaGAAGATGGATGACGAAAAGGCAAAGATGGAATTTATTTAACCACCTGATATTTTTATGCCTGTCAACAATAGAATTGAATTCAATAGCTCTCTGCTGCATTTCAAGGAGAAGGCTCCCTTTCTGCTTCACAATTATATCTTTGATCCTCCTGCCATTGAATTTTAGAGAACTGTTTAGTTAGCAAAAGAGAGCTGAGGACACGAACGAACAGGCATCAGAAGGTAACACACTACAGTTTCTGGTAGACAGCCAAAATTCATTATTCATATACTCAGTACAGATATAAGATAAACGAGTTGGGATAAAACACACACTGAGATTGAAAAAACTCGAACATACTCTGAGATAGAAGGAAAGCGGGATGACAGCTTCAGTAGAGCAACCAATGCCATAGCTTTGGTAGTCATATCTGAGTTATGGCGAGTAATGGCATCCTCGACAACGTCAACTGCATCACTTTCCGTTACCTGCCCAAGGCAGTCAACCAGTCATTGCATGTTTTTTACGTCAACAAGAAATCCCAAGAAGCAAGATCATCTGCATATCACATATAGAGAAATAATGAATTAATATTGGTACGGTAATGCTCACCGTTATTGGATCTTCAATACCAAGCATCCCCACATTGTTAACCAGCAAATCACCATATTCCCCAATGCACCAAATCGCCACTCGGACAAGGGTCTCCTGTTTGAAATCTCAAAGAAACCATATTAGAAAGGATTACATTAACTGCAGGATGGATCAATCgaacataagaaaaataagacaTACCTGTTCCGAATATGTCAGGACTGCTTTGTATAATGCTCTGACTGTGTATCCATGAAGCTCTGATGCATTGCTTATGACAACAATCAGTGCATGCCACACAtcatctttcacaaactttccaGCCTACTAACATGGAATAGGGGTAAGGTTAAGACcgatacaaaaaaaaagcaattaaAAAGAGCTAGGCAGATGTCTCGCATTTCAATCCATACCTCCGACAGAACCTTGAGCATCTGATCAATGTACCAGATTTTCTCTGGAGAAAACCTACATTATCGAAATTCTTAACAAATCAACATAAAATCCAATTAACTAGACACTCACACCTCTAGTCTTGAACATAAAAAGGGGTAAAAGCAAGTGGTTCTTCATTTTCTCAAACAGAATACTTACTTTTCAACGATGGAACAGATTTTCGCACTAAGATCCTCCTTAAAATCTTCATCGCTGATTTCCAAATAATCAATCAGCTCCTTTGTCAGTTGTTTGACATTGTTCTCATTTACCAAAAGAGAGACGAGCTCAAGAGCTCTTTTCCGGATGGAAGCATCTGGGTCCTAAATTGTTGATGGAAGCAGAAGGTAAGTTAATAAGTATTCTTTCTCTAAGAAAACTATTACATACAGttgttctaaaaatatttttctggtAGTTATAAAAACAATACCTTAACACATTCTAAGATTGTAACTCTGTGCCTTTGCACTGCTTGATCATCAAACGCGATTGCTTTCATCAGCATGTTTAATGCAACATATCTGAGAGAACGAGAATATGATATAAGGGGAAATCAACATGTCTGAGAAAACAAGAgtgagaaaacataaaatataacgaATACTAAGAATGAAGCGCTGGGTGATAACAAGAGCGCAGTGTGCTTCATAGAGTTAACCAGACAAGATGAGAGACAGAAAAAAAGCAAGCAAGCTAGTTCTCAACATATAATAAACTGAGGTAGAGTCGAACCTGATATTGTTGTCGCGGTTAGATAAAAATCTTCCCAAGATATTGATAGCAAGCACACGCAAGCTACTGGTGTCTTCAATGGCCATGATTGTTTCAACACACTCATAGAGTACGGCATTTCCTGCGTTTTTGTTTGATTCAGTTTTTGTGGCCACCTACAATAGCATGAAACCAACTAAAATAAAGACATCTCCCATCATAACAGTAAGGATCAAGGACCCTGGAAGATTATGTAAACTGACTCTTAACTGAAAAGATTTTAACAAAGCATGTAACAGAAGCGGCATCAAAAGAGGTAAAGCTCAATCTGGCTAAACGTCCAAGTAATCTCAGTACTAACAAGTCTCATATCTACCAAAGAAAATGATATCCGAGCACCCCTATCAACTAAAGAAACTTATTTCCCACTTATGCTACAAAATAAGATCCAGCACATGAGATGGCATAGCTATCATACACATTTTTTCTTCCTACAACGTTTctccaaattatatatttattgcaactgaaaagaaaaaaaaaaagacaaattttATGGTTCCTACGGGAATTACATCGCAAATGTGAGAATGGTGAACGAGATCTAGAATCACTTGCTAAATTATGACTAACCTGGGCAAGTATATCAGTCATCAAATCACTAGCATCAGCGTCACCATGGCCTAAAACACGCAGGAGCTTAAGTAACCGTATGTGAAGAAAAGGATCTGTGATCCCTGCAACATCATACTCAGGCTGATATGCGCTATTAGTAATAT
The nucleotide sequence above comes from Brassica napus cultivar Da-Ae chromosome A9, Da-Ae, whole genome shotgun sequence. Encoded proteins:
- the LOC106367581 gene encoding AP-1 complex subunit gamma-1; its protein translation is MNSIFSGTRLRDMIRSIRACKTAAEERGVVRKECADIRASINENDPHDRHRNLAKLMFIHMLGYPTHFGQMECLKLIASPGFPEKRIGYLGLMLLLDERQEVLMLVTNSLKQDLNHTNQYVVGLALCALGNICSAEMARDLAPEVERLIQFRDPNIRKKAALCSTRIVRKVPDLAENFINAASSLLKEKHHGVLITGVQLCYELCTINDEALEYFRKKCTEGLIKTLRDITNSAYQPEYDVAGITDPFLHIRLLKLLRVLGHGDADASDLMTDILAQVATKTESNKNAGNAVLYECVETIMAIEDTSSLRVLAINILGRFLSNRDNNIRYVALNMLMKAIAFDDQAVQRHRVTILECVKDPDASIRKRALELVSLLVNENNVKQLTKELIDYLEISDEDFKEDLSAKICSIVEKFSPEKIWYIDQMLKVLSEAGKFVKDDVWHALIVVISNASELHGYTVRALYKAVLTYSEQETLVRVAIWCIGEYGDLLVNNVGMLGIEDPITVTESDAVDVVEDAITRHNSDMTTKAMALVALLKLSSRFPSISERIKDIIVKQKGSLLLEMQQRAIEFNSIVDRHKNIRSSLVERMPVLDEATFNVRRAGSLPASVSTMAKPSVSIPNGVAAAPLVDLLDLGSDDIMAAPSSSGADFLQDLLGVDLGSSSAQSGATPGPKAGADLLMDILSIGTPSPAQNNTSSIDLLSTAGINNNPSNALDTLSSPAPPHIATTASAGGMFDLLDGLSPSPSKEATNGPAYPPIVAYESSTLKIEFTFSKPSGNPQETNVQATFINLSPNTFTDFIFQAAVPKFLQLHLDPASSNTLPASGNITQNLRVTNSQHGKKSLVMRMRIGYKLNGKDVLEEGQINNFPRGL